The Humulus lupulus chromosome 4, drHumLupu1.1, whole genome shotgun sequence genome has a window encoding:
- the LOC133830501 gene encoding vacuolar protein sorting-associated protein 29 yields MVLVLALGDLHVPHRAPDLPAKFKSMLVPGKIQHIICTGNLCIKEVHDYLKTLCPDLHITRGEYDEETRYPETKTLTIGQFKLGLCHGHQVIPWGDLDSLAMLQRQLDVDILVTGHTHQFTAYKHEGGVVINPGSATGAYSSITYDVNPSFVLMDIDGLRVVVYVYELIDGEVKVDKIDFKKTTTTTHPAH; encoded by the exons ATGGTGTTGGTGTTGGCTTTGGGGGATTTACACGTACCCCATAGGGCACCTGATCTGCCTGCAAAGTTTAAGTCCATGCTTGTTCCTGGCAAGATCCAGCATATTATTTGCACTGGAAATCTTTGTATCAAA GAGGTTCATGACTACTTGAAGACTCTTTGTCCAGATTTGCATATTACTCGAGGTGAGTATGATGAAGAGACACGATATCCGGAGACCAAGACATTAACTATCGGTCAATTTAAGTTAGGATTATGCCATGGTCATCAG GTTATTCCATGGGGTGACCTAGACTCACTAGCAATGCTACAGAGGCAGTTGGATGTGGATATCCTCGTAACTGGTCACACCCATCAATTCACTGCCTACAAACATGAGGGTGGTGTTGTTATAAACCCAGGGTCTGCAACTGGTGCTTACAGCAGCATCACCTATGATGTTAACCCAAGTTTCGTTCTCATGGATATTGACGGTCTGCGTGTTGTGGTCTACGTATATGAACTCATTGATGGAGAGGTGAAGGTTGACAAGATTGATTTCAAGAAGACAACAACCACTACTCACCCTGCTCATTGA